The Solanum lycopersicum chromosome 2, SLM_r2.1 DNA window gatcatcgtagccttcagtatgtctttactcagaaagatttgaacttaagacagaggagatggatggagttactaaaggactacgatatcaatatcttgtatcatccggggaaggcgaatgttgtagctgatgctttaagtaggaaggcgggaagcatgggaagtctagctcacttgcaagcttctagacgcccattggctagagaggttcaaactctagctaatgacttgatgagattagaagtaaatgagaagggaggattgctGGCTtcggtggaggcaagatcttcctttcttgacaaaattaagggaagacagttcgatgatgagaaactgcgcagaatccaagataaggtattgcgaggagaggctaaggaagcactaataaatgaggaaggtgttttgagaatcaagggaagggtatgtgtaccccgcgtcgatggtttgatcaacactattctgacagaggctcatagttcaaggtattctatacatccgggcgcaaccaagatgtatcgtgacctaaagcaacacttttggtggagtagaatgaagcgtgacattgtggattttattgccaaatgtccaaacttccaacaagtaaagtatgaacaccaaaggcccggaggaacactttagagaatgcccattccggaatggaagtgggaaagaattgcaatggattttgtggttggtcttccgaagacaatgggtaagtatgactccatttgggtgattgttgataggttaactaaatctgctcattttattccagttaaggtgacttacaatgccgagaagttagccaagatctatatctcagaaatcgttcgattgcatggggttccactatccatcatatcagatagaggtacgcagtttacttctaagttttggaaaacattgcatgcggaattgggtactaggttggaccttagtaccgcgttccatccccaaaccgatggtcagtctgagcgaacaattcaagtgttggaggatatgcttcgtgcgtgtgtgatagaatttggtggccattgggatagcttcttacccttagcggagttttcatacaataacagctatcactcaagcattgatatggcgccaattgaagcattgtatggtaggagatgtaggtctcccattggttggtttgatgcgttctaggtcagaccttggggtactgatctcttgagggattcgatggaaaaagtgaggtctattcaagaaaagcttctagcggcgcaaagtagacaaaaagaatatgcagatcgaaaggttagagacttagagttcatggaaggtgaacaagtcttgttgaaagtttcacccatgaaaggggtgatgcggtttggaaaaaggggtaaactaagtccaaggtacattggaccatttgaagtacttaagcgagtaggagaggtggcttatgagttagccttgcctccagggctgtcctgagtgcatccggtattccatgtgtcgatgatgaaaagataccatggggatggaaactacattatccgttgggattcagttttggttgatgagaacttgtcttttgaggaggagcctgttgctttcttagatagagaagttcgcaagttgaggtcaagagagattgcatccatcaaggtgcaatggaagaatcgaccggttgaagaaaccacttgggagaaggaggaagatatgcaagaaagatacccacatctgtttaaagattcaggtactccttttcgccctggttttccttcttttgatcgttcggggatgaacgatgggtaaattggtatctaatgtaacgacccgtttagtcgttttgagcagcagactttatttctggaaaaactggcagaaccgtcgtggtcacgacggaccgtcgcagggtctcgtttcaaaacacttagaaaatctgaaattgggtactaaaaatcgactctctgaactttgtggtggaatggcaggacggaccgtcacaggtgtgacggaccgtcacagacccttggtggaaatttgggtctctgaactctgcgacgacctgcaggacggaccgtcgcaggcacgacggcccgtcacaggttgcggaaatcccaggcagaatcggatttccttacacgttttaagggacgtttgggactattctttccttaattatagatttcgtgggtttatattaataactcaaattcttgggggttaaaagaggtaaccctaagttaattagtggggtattattgccatcttttattcctTATTATATGTcaatttggggtaaaagaaagagggttttgaataagaaaagagaaaagaaaagagagagatagattgatcgattgagggagagagagaaacgatcgagaagaagaggaaaacatcaaagcttgggagattgcttgttgattccaattcttcggtggaggtaggttatggttttcatgctttcatagtaaactcttaatagagaatgatatgtattggtagtattgtaaaccctactatatgcttaattgtatgtttgcgtaaatatgattatgtgattgtgataagataagcatgatgaaaatattgaatcccaaatcttgaaaggaaactttaatatacattattaatgatgatgccttggtatagaagaagtcttgatgaattaaagtaatgggattgatgattccttggtatagaagaaggcttgatgaattaaagtaatgggattgatgatgcctttgtatagagaaggcctgatgatttacagaatgaattaggggattgggtgtcacgaaccgacacgtagaattaggagatccggtgtcacgaaccgacacgtataattaggggatcgggtttcacgaaccgacacgtagaattaggggatcgggtgtcatgaaccgacacgtagaattaggggatcgggtgtcacgaaccgacacgtagaattaggggatcgggtgtcacgaaccgacacgtagaattaggggatcgggtgtcacgaaccgacacgtagaattaggggatcgagtgtcacgaaccgacacgtagatataggggatcggagtgtcacgtaccgacacaagaggaataatgaatatgagggatcggagtgtcacgtaccgacaaaagagaattaaagataatgaatcttgaaagatgttaatatactcaatctaacgaacataattcccaaatgagtatggtgttgaggcttgagccctcatggatgaacttgatggtacttattgatgattataatacttgttgtggctacatgttgagttttatagttgatttacgataatattgatatatattgttccctatttttagttggccgatgatatctactcagtacccgtgttttgtactgacccctacttttatgttttcttcttgtttatttgtggagtacagcaaaacgtgccatcgtcttcaactcaacagtaattcaagccagtcttactacatcggaaattcagggtgagctaatgcttctagcttggactggatcttcttcttcaagtcttgatgccttgaacttccggcatggactagcttcttatgtatttttagcttttagaatactcttagtttagtcatttgatggtagatgttcttgtgatgatgacttccaggttttgggaataatagatgttgaatattgatagttattgaattggttttattaatgagtttaagtcttccgcattattttctgttgttattacattgaaatgttacggtttagattggttggttcgctcacataggagggtaagtgttgGTGCCAGTCGCATCCCGGTTTGGGTCGTAACAACTCTTGATGGAATAGAATACAACTTATTACTGCTGGACACAGAAGGAATTGATGCTTATGATCAAACGGTTAGTTTCCACCCTTTTAACATTATTGGTTTTCTAAAGGAGGATACTAACCTAGAACATgctatatgtttatatattacaTTGTCATACCTTTGTATAGCTAAACTTTTCACAAACTAAAGGAACTAGCTCTATAACTCCAGAACATGCCTTGTTTTTTCCTCTGTCCTTTCTATCCTTCCTGTCACTGACTTTTgccttttataaatttttgttttattgttgtCTCAAaaaatttctgtttttttttgctttttgacAGGGTACATATAGCACAAAGATATTCTCCCTGGCAGTCCTTCTTTCAAGTATGTTTGTATATAACCAGGTTAGGAGCACTGAAACTTGGATTTCGTTTGCTTCTTTTGATATGCGATTTTCAACCCTTCTGCCTCAGGATTCAGTAAATTTCCTTGTTGCTACAGTCAGTTTGTTTGTTAGTTGTCCTGATAATCTCTTTAATCCTGTAATTTAGATGGGAGGTATCGATGAAGTTGCGCTTGACTGCCTCTCTCTTGTCACTGAAATGACTAGGCATATTCGTGTTAGAGCCTCTGGAGGAAAGGCCAGTGCTTCTAAGCTTAGGCAGTTCTCCCCAGTCTTCATTTGGTTGCCTAGAGTAATTCACaatttgtttattatcattGTAGATTTTCTTCTGTTCTTGTTTATGAAActattaaaatacatttttcttttctgcAAAAGGATTTTTATTTGGATTGGGTCAAGGATAACCGCAAAATAACTCCGCAGGACTACCTTAAACTTGCATTGAAGCCAGTTCAAGGTGGTGAGAAAGATGTTGCTGCTAAAAACGAGGTAACCACTTTACATGAATGTTTTGTTTGCTTTACTATGCtgtaattattaaatttctatTGTAACTTCCTCTATTTTTTGAACTGGTTTTTCTGAATTTGCACAtgttttactaaaaataaagagaacttGTACATGTTTTTATGCGATTTGGAAACCATCCTCCTTTTCCTTCTAATGAGTTAGCACTTAATGGTTGATTAACCATTGAGATTTTGACTGCATAATGATTTTACTTGATTTTTGCAGGAATCTGTCTTTTCTCAAAATCAATTCCACATGTTACATTATCTGTTTGCCCATACTCAAAACTTCACACTATTTACGCCCAACAACGATGGAGCTTAGTCTTGAAATAGTAAGTTCCTTCATAGCCACAATAGTGCTCATTATTTGATAATTCATGTTTTACCAAATGAAACATGTCTAACTTCTTAAAATGTTGTGATCATCACTTCTTCAATAAGGTTGGGATATAGGTCTAGAATGAATATATTCGTTCAGGAATTGTGTTCATTATTACTgctctgtcacgacccaaatccgggccgcgactggcacccacacttaccctcctatgtgagtgaaccaaccaatctaaaccttaaaatttcaatgtaatatcaacataaaataatgcggaagacttaaactcattaataaaatcaataaatattattatccccaaaatctggaagtcatcaccacaagaacatctatgatcaaagtactaatctaagagtattctaaaaagctaaaacaaataaaagctagtccatgccggaacttcaaggcatcaagacatgaagaggaagatccagtccaagctagaagcattagctcaccctgatatccggagtaatgaagactgcctagagttacggttgagtcgaagatgacggcacgtttgctgcactccacaaataaacaagaagaaaacataaaagtaggggtcagtacaaaacacgggtactgagtagatatcatcggccaactcaaaatagaaaacaatatataccaagtaatatcataaaataaactatgatactcaacatgtagcaacaacaagtactatatcatcaacaatcaccgtcaagttcacacatgaggactcaagcctcaataccatactcatttgggaattatgttcattagattgagtatattaacatctttcaagattcattatctatatttctcttgtgtcggtacgttacactccgctccctcatattcattaatcctcttgtgtcggtacgtgacactccgatcccctaaatctacgtgtcggttcgtgacacccaatcccctaattctacgtgtcggttcgtgacacccgatcccctaaatctatgtgtcggttcatgacacccgatcccctaaatctacatgtcggttcgtgacacccgatcccctaaatctacgtgtcggttcgtgacacccgatcctctaattctacgtgtcggttcgtgacacccgttcccctaaatctacgtgtcggttcgtgacacccgatcccctaattctacgtgtcggttcgtgacacccgatcccctaattctacgtgacggttcgtgacacccgatcccctaaatctacatgtcggttcgtgacacccgatcccctaattctacgtgtcggttcgtgacacccgatcccctaaatctacgtgtcggttcgtgacacccgatcccctaatctcattctatcaactcatcaagccttctcccttatcaaggcatcatcaatctcattactttagttcatcaagccttctcccttaccaaggcatcatcattaaaaagagattaggtttttatcaagatttgggattcaataacttcatcatgcttaatataatcacaattatatagtcacgttcatgcatgcatacaattaagcacatagcagggttttacaatactaccaatacatatcattctctattaagagtttactatgaaagcatgaaaaccataacctacctccaccgaagattagtgattcaagcaagcaattttctcAAGATCTtggctatcctcttcgttttttacttctctcgatcgtttctctctttctcctctgttctttctattcttttcttattcaaaccctccttcttttaccctaattaacatgtaattaagtgtaaaagatgacaataataacccacaatttaactcaaggttaccttttttatcccccaagaaattgagttattaatatagacccacgaaatatataattatagcaggaatagtcaaaaacgcccctttaaaagtTAACCACAAAtccgactccgactgggattacgcaacctatgacggcccgtcgcacctgcgacggtccgtcatgcaggttcgtcagatactcgatttccttaaggagtctgtgacggcccgtcgtacctatgacggtccatcctgcacttaagtcacgacgttcagagaatcgttccctgtaccaaattctcaggagctgaagtgttttgaaacggtggatcatgacggttcatcgtgcctgtgacggtccgtcctgcaggtccgtcacagagttcaaagagtcgatttcagcacccaaattttagaatttcaaaatgttttgggacgagacaccctcgacggtccatggtgcccatgacgttccgtcgtgggttccgtcgtctcagcctgtttttccagaattaaaatctgctgctcaaaacgactaaacaggtcgttacatgcTGTATGACAGAAAGTAAATTTTATAGCACATTAATtgatatgtattttatatatttatatgtttcatTCATGGAATGATCTTATGCGCttattacaataataaaaaatccttATAAGACAACTATTGCACATAGACTATAAATTATTACTACTTCAACATGAATGAATGTTTGGTTCTATCATGATCCAAGATTGAAATATGATCAATGTTATTTGATAGAAGAAATAGCTCATCTCTTTCTCACATGTATATGCAACTGCTCTATTCAGATTACAGAATTCACAGTGAGTTAGCTTGTGAGTTAGTTTCCAGGGAATTTGCATGCTATGTACTTAAATGaatataaaactatttttacttttctctTGGTTTCCTTTCGCTTCAACACTTAGACCTCATACTGTTAAAGAATGCAGTCACAACTTCAATAGAACATTGGACAAATTGAAACATGTCAATCACCAAGTATATCTGACTTGGTTCACTACCAAATTGTGTGGTCCTTTCTAATTTAAAGAATAAGTCTTACTAATTTTGTTATGTCCAGGTAAGAAGATATCTATTATCTCAAGTagtaatttattgatttttatagaCGTGAAAGCTTTATGTAATATGTACATACCAACTGTAAAATTAAACTTGGACAGGAGTTAAAACTTGCTACACGACCATTTTGTTACCTCAAATATTATATACTGGTTTtcagtttatttttatatagttacAATAACTGTTAATTCTCaaataaattctcaaaaaatCCTAAAAGGCAACTTGATAGCAATCACTCAAGATAAATACACAATACATATACTTGAAAAAAGATAAGTGATTTCTGCCATTTTCATTTTCCActcaatatttatcaatttccaaatttatatatctaataataaaaaaataaatttcaaatgtaATAACTTCTTTTTCTGACATACATCATTAAATTTTACTATCAAATCCAAtaactttttctctttttttgcaGAATCTCATTGGCTGCCAAATCTATCAATTTTAAAGAAGGCACCTGTACTTTTATATAGTATAACGTGTCTACtttgtattgtatatatttttatatatagaaaaaaaatatatatatatattatatatatatatatatatatatacacattattACACATTATTCATCAACATCATTACATTAAAGCACAAACTTGTCATCCTTTcctgaagaaaaaaatattgctCTCTTTCTAAggtatttttctccttttcatGTTTTCCCTCTTCccattttcaattttcttgCAGATTTTAGTTGTCATCAAAGGAGAAAATCAATATGGGACAAAATTAAACttgttattttcaattaaaatttcaattttattactaGCAGACAGATTTgaggaaattatattttctaatgttTCACTGAGTTAGGGATAATTATATTCTTGCATGTTCTGAATTTCATTACAAATATTCCTATTGTACTTTCATTACAAATTATATACTTTCAGTATGTGGAGGACAATATGttcttgcatgttcttcctaaTTCAGTTGTTCATGTTCATGAAACCACATAAAAGAAAGGACTTTCACTCAATAGTGATGCTATCCTGCAGATACTACTGCTTGGTTAAATATTTCtaacaaacattgtactaagaTTGAACTCGATCAAATAGAATCAACAACACAAGATTGTATTTGCAAAGTTCAAATTGTGGAAATCGAACGCCCGAGAGAAAGCCCTGACAAGAAATGTAGAttccaaaatttgattttgGAAGATGAACAAGTGAGCTCATTACATTTAATCTCATGAATATTCTCCTTTTTTAATATTCAcctcatatgaatattttttgttttattttactcGTAGTAAACAGTTTACCTTATCCTCAAATCTCTACAACTCTTACTTTCAGGAATGCCAAATAAAGGCAGTATTGTATGAAGATGAAATTGAACAGTATGCAGAAATGCTTAAACTCATGAATACCTATCTCATCTCTACCGCAAGAGTCAAAATCTCCCAAACTTCACACGGCAAGCCGATACACAAATTTTACTGGGTTATTGACAAAGAAACAGTAATTGAACATATCACACCATCTAATGGTGTTGAGAATCCACTTCCACGACCAACCAAGATGAATATCACAACCTTTGACCGCATTCCTCACATGATGCTTGATTCTGCTGTTGAAATCGGTATATCCACCCTATTAGCTTTTACAACAGTAAAATATACCTGCTTACTGATTCACACACTTACaacatttcattctttattATATACACAGATATACTG harbors:
- the LOC101251233 gene encoding uncharacterized protein isoform X6; amino-acid sequence: MVYSKTCHRLQLNSNSSQSYYIGNSGKTCHRLQLNSNSSQSYYIGNSGRVSVGASRIPVWVVTTLDGIEYNLLLLDTEGIDAYDQTGTYSTKIFSLAVLLSSMFVYNQMGGIDEVALDCLSLVTEMTRHIRVRASGGKASASKLRQFSPVFIWLPRDFYLDWVKDNRKITPQDYLKLALKPVQGGEKDVAAKNEESVFSQNQFHMLHYLFAHTQNFTLFTPNNDGA